A genome region from Penaeus chinensis breed Huanghai No. 1 chromosome 22, ASM1920278v2, whole genome shotgun sequence includes the following:
- the LOC125037211 gene encoding uncharacterized protein LOC125037211: MADIPGLKYHRTPRQRMAPGGEAEGSQSKARECHPCRAPWHRRTAKGTSFHPFLSGTHLAISLCGELLELNRKRFPDSAIAAQMAIRGIFFHKLPGFGGSSLPINWQANSKKI, from the exons ATGGCCGATATCCCTGGCCTCAAATACCACCGAACACCGAGGCAGCGTATGGCACctggaggagaggcagaaggcaGCCAGTCGAAGGCAAGAGAGTGCCACCCCTGCAGAGCACCTTGGCACCGCCGAACAGCAAAGGGCActtcttttcatccctttcttAGCGGAACACATCTTGCCATTAg TCTCTGCGGTGAGCTTCTGGAGCTGAACCGGAAAAGGTTTCCTGATTCCGCCATCGCAGCTCAGATGGCCATCAGAggaattttttttcacaaattacCAGGGTTTGGGGGAAGCTCCTTGCCAATAAACTGGCAAGCAAACTCCAAGAAAATTTAG